The sequence CAGTGGAAATATCACCATTAATTCTCAGTCAGTTTCCGTGAAAAATGGTGCTCAACTGACAACGAGCAATTTTGGTCAAGGTAATGCTGGAAATATCAAAATTACTACACTTGATGCCATATTTGATGGCAGAAATTCTACTAATACCAGTGGTGCTTCTAGTTCCATAGCCAAGGATGCAGTAGGGAACGGTGGAACTATTGAGATTAATACCAATAATCTCACACTAACGAACGGTGCTCAACTGACAACGAGCAATTTAAATCAAGGAAACGCTGGTGATATTATAATTAGAGCCGCCGATAAATTTTTCATTGATGGCGTAATTGGACAGAGTTCAAATACAGGTGTGTTTGCTGAGTCGCAAACAGGTCAAGGTGGAAATATTACCATCTCAGCAGACTTAATGGTTTTACGTCGCGGCGGTTTAATATCAAATATTAGCAGAGTTGAAGGTGCGGCGGGGATTGACGGTAATGTGGATATTAACACCAAATTCTTAGTTGCTGTTCCCCAAGAAAACAGTGACATTATTGCTATTGGCTCTGGACGCAATCCTGGGAGTAATATTCAAGTCCGTTCTCAAGGAATTTTTGGTACGCAAATTCGCAAGGAGCAAACACCAGAAAGTGATATTGTCGCCACGGGACAGGCGACATTAAATATACTAGATCCAGACCCCAACAACGGATTAGTTGCTTTTCCCACATATATAGTCGATGCTTCTCGTTTAATTAACCAAAATGTCTGTGCAGCCCGCAAGAATAATAGCAGCTTTACGAGCACCGGACGCGGTGGTTTACCATTAAGTCCTGATGACGTTTTGCGGGGACGGGCGATAATTACTCCTTGGGTGACTTGGACACAAGAAAATGAACAGAGGGTGACACAACAACCAACCCCAGAAGTAATTGTGGAAGCTCAGGGATGGGTAACTAATGACAAAGGTGAGGTGACACTTGTAGCTGCTGTACCCACAGTCACACCCCATCATTTGCAAAACATACCATCTGGATGTCAGGATAATTCTTAAATGCTCGCTCAAAATCAAGCACCTTTATTAGCAGCTCTCAAAGCCAATGCGTCCCGTCTCCACGCTCCCTTTTACACTCCAGGACACAAGCAAGGAAAAGGAATTGCTCAACCTTTAGCAGAGTTATTCGGTGAAGCTGTGTTCCGCGCTGATTTAACTGAGTTAGCAGATTTAGACAATCTTTTCGCACCCCAAGGCGTAATTCAAGCAGCGCAACAACTCGCAGCTCAAGTCTTTGGCGCTAAACAAACTTGGTTTCTCGTCAATGGTTCGACTTGTGGAATTGAAGCAGCGATTCTCGCCACTTGTGGAGTCGGAGATAAAATTATTCTACCGCGTAACGTGCATTCTTCAGCGATCGCTGGTTTAATTCTCTCCGGCGCTATCCCCATATTTATTCATCCTGAATATGATTCAGTTTTAGATATTGCTCATAGCGTCACACCTGAAGCCGTCAAAAGCGCCCTAGAAAAACATCCCGACGCCAAAGCTGTGTTGATAGTATACCCCACATATTATGGTATTTGTGGAGATTTAAGGGCGATCGCTTCCATCACCCATGAATATAATATCCCCTTACTCGTTGACGAAGCCCACGGCGCCCACTTCGCCTTTCATCCCCAATTACCCACCCCCGCCTTAACTGCAGGTGCAGATTTAACAGTACAATCCAGCCATAAAACCTTGGGTGCAATGACCCAAGCATCAATGCTGCATATTCAAGGTAACAGGATAGATAGCGATCGCATTACCAAAGCCTTGCAATTAACCCAGTCTACCAGCCCCAGTTACATCCTGCTAGCCTCCCTCGACAGCGCACGTCAACAAATGGCTTTACACGGCGAAGAATTAATGTCTCGCACATTGCAACTTGCAGACATCGCCAGAACCAGAATCAATCATATCCCCAAATTATCCACACCCTTCTTAACTCCTCAACCATCACCCGGTTTTTTCACCTTTGATCAAACGCGATTAACAGTCACCGTTTCTGACTTAGGCTTAACAGGATTCGTAGCCGAAGAAATTCTCGACCAAAAACTAGGCGTCACCGCCGAATTTTCCTCCCGCCAACACCTCACCTTCATTATCAGCCTAGGTAACACCGCTGCAGATATCGAGCAACTAATCCAAAGCTTCATCACCCTCTCCCAAATCTCCCCGCAAAAAAAGACCCCGATTTCATGGGATAATCTTCCTAGGCTGGATATCCCTGTGCAAATTTCTCCCCGTCAAGCCTTTTTCAGTCCTACAGAAACCATACCACTAGAAAAAACCAGCGATCGCATTTGTGCAGAAATCATTTGTCCCTACCCCCCAGGAATCCCCCTATTAATGCCAGGAGAACTGATTACAAAACAGTCCCTAGAATATCTGCAACAAATTCAAGCACTAGGAGGATTCATCACAGGTTGCGCCGACACCAACCTAACAACTCTCAAAGTAGTCAAATG is a genomic window of Fortiea contorta PCC 7126 containing:
- a CDS encoding aminotransferase class I/II-fold pyridoxal phosphate-dependent enzyme, with amino-acid sequence MLAQNQAPLLAALKANASRLHAPFYTPGHKQGKGIAQPLAELFGEAVFRADLTELADLDNLFAPQGVIQAAQQLAAQVFGAKQTWFLVNGSTCGIEAAILATCGVGDKIILPRNVHSSAIAGLILSGAIPIFIHPEYDSVLDIAHSVTPEAVKSALEKHPDAKAVLIVYPTYYGICGDLRAIASITHEYNIPLLVDEAHGAHFAFHPQLPTPALTAGADLTVQSSHKTLGAMTQASMLHIQGNRIDSDRITKALQLTQSTSPSYILLASLDSARQQMALHGEELMSRTLQLADIARTRINHIPKLSTPFLTPQPSPGFFTFDQTRLTVTVSDLGLTGFVAEEILDQKLGVTAEFSSRQHLTFIISLGNTAADIEQLIQSFITLSQISPQKKTPISWDNLPRLDIPVQISPRQAFFSPTETIPLEKTSDRICAEIICPYPPGIPLLMPGELITKQSLEYLQQIQALGGFITGCADTNLTTLKVVK